One Longimicrobium sp. DNA window includes the following coding sequences:
- a CDS encoding Lrp/AsnC ligand binding domain-containing protein produces MVAAVVLIRSVPGDVPALARRIAGIEGVAEVYSVSGEYDLIAILRVEQYERIAEIVTEEIAQVSGIERTNTLTAFRVYSKQDLEGAWGMFD; encoded by the coding sequence ATGGTTGCCGCCGTCGTGCTGATCCGCTCCGTTCCCGGCGACGTGCCCGCCCTGGCCCGCCGCATCGCGGGCATCGAGGGGGTGGCCGAGGTCTATTCCGTGTCGGGCGAGTACGACCTGATCGCCATCCTGCGCGTGGAGCAGTACGAGCGCATCGCCGAGATCGTCACCGAAGAGATCGCCCAGGTGTCGGGCATCGAGCGCACCAACACGCTCACCGCGTTCCGGGTGTACAGCAAGCAGGACCTGGAAGGCGCCTGGGGCATGTTCGACTGA